Proteins co-encoded in one Natrarchaeobius halalkaliphilus genomic window:
- a CDS encoding thioredoxin family protein, whose translation MTVTLKDFYADWCGPCKTQDPILEELEDDWDGRFEVEKINVDEQQDVANEYQVRSLPTLIIENDDGVVERFVGVTQRTDIEDALESADA comes from the coding sequence ATGACTGTCACGCTCAAGGACTTCTACGCCGACTGGTGTGGTCCCTGCAAGACGCAAGACCCGATCCTCGAGGAACTCGAGGACGACTGGGACGGGCGATTCGAGGTCGAGAAGATCAACGTCGACGAACAACAGGACGTCGCGAACGAGTATCAGGTACGCTCGCTGCCGACGCTCATCATCGAGAACGACGACGGCGTCGTCGAGCGCTTCGTCGGGGTGACCCAGCGAACCGATATCGAGGACGCCCTCGAGTCGGCCGACGCGTAA
- a CDS encoding bifunctional nuclease family protein, whose amino-acid sequence MQASIDAVRVAGTQQGPVPVVVLEVDGEDDVVPIFIGFNEATSIARGLEAEDIGRPLTHDLLLDVMEELGSRIDRVVVTEIETRDDGHGGTYIADLHVQTPRGETVIDARPSDSLALAARTNAAIEVSSDVFENGRDDSEKFEQLEDIRTVSGER is encoded by the coding sequence ATGCAGGCATCCATCGACGCGGTCCGCGTCGCGGGGACCCAACAGGGACCGGTTCCGGTAGTCGTCCTCGAGGTCGACGGCGAGGACGACGTCGTCCCGATCTTCATCGGGTTCAACGAAGCCACCAGCATCGCCCGCGGTCTCGAGGCCGAGGACATCGGTCGACCGCTGACGCACGACCTCTTGCTCGACGTGATGGAAGAACTCGGGAGCCGAATCGACCGCGTCGTCGTCACCGAGATCGAAACCCGCGACGACGGTCACGGCGGCACCTACATCGCCGATCTCCACGTCCAGACGCCGCGCGGCGAGACCGTCATCGACGCGCGCCCGAGCGATTCGCTCGCGCTGGCCGCGCGGACGAACGCCGCGATCGAGGTCTCGTCCGACGTCTTCGAGAACGGCCGAGACGACAGCGAGAAGTTCGAACAGCTGGAAGATATCCGCACCGTCTCCGGTGAACGTTAG
- the pdxT gene encoding pyridoxal 5'-phosphate synthase glutaminase subunit PdxT: MSLVAGVVAVQGDVEEHANAIERAARARDRDVTVHEIRESGIVPDCDLLAMPGGESTTISRLVHGDGIAPEIRAHVEAGKPLLATCAGLIVASSDAADDRVDELGLLDVTVERNAFGRQKDSFEAPLSVDGLGDEPYPAVFIRAPAIDEVDDASVLASWDDRPVAVRQGSVVGTSFHPELTPDSRIHELTFFDTDDASVPPQSP, encoded by the coding sequence ATGTCCCTCGTTGCAGGCGTCGTCGCCGTCCAGGGCGACGTCGAAGAACACGCGAACGCGATCGAACGGGCGGCTCGAGCCCGCGACCGAGACGTCACCGTCCACGAGATCCGCGAGTCGGGGATCGTTCCGGACTGCGACCTCCTCGCGATGCCCGGCGGCGAATCGACGACGATCTCGCGGCTCGTCCACGGCGACGGGATCGCACCGGAGATTCGGGCGCACGTCGAGGCCGGTAAACCGCTGCTTGCGACCTGTGCGGGGTTGATCGTCGCCTCGAGCGACGCGGCCGACGATCGGGTCGACGAACTCGGGCTGCTCGACGTCACCGTCGAACGGAACGCCTTCGGCCGTCAGAAGGACAGCTTCGAAGCGCCGCTGTCGGTCGACGGACTCGGCGACGAGCCGTATCCAGCGGTGTTCATCCGCGCGCCGGCCATCGACGAGGTCGACGACGCGTCGGTGCTCGCGAGCTGGGACGATCGACCGGTCGCGGTCCGGCAGGGATCGGTCGTCGGCACCTCGTTTCACCCGGAACTGACGCCCGACAGTCGGATCCACGAGCTGACGTTCTTCGACACCGACGACGCGTCGGTTCCCCCGCAGTCCCCGTAG
- a CDS encoding ribbon-helix-helix domain-containing protein, whose translation MTEYTTVSIPKDLAGRVEETIEGTSFQSTSDLVRFLLRSIVIQHQKEGELTEAEFEEITEQLRGLGYLE comes from the coding sequence ATGACCGAGTACACCACGGTTTCGATCCCGAAGGATCTCGCCGGGCGCGTCGAGGAGACCATCGAGGGGACGAGCTTTCAGAGCACGAGCGACCTCGTTCGGTTCCTGTTGCGCAGCATCGTCATCCAGCACCAGAAAGAAGGCGAACTAACTGAAGCCGAGTTCGAAGAGATCACCGAACAGCTCAGGGGCCTCGGCTACCTCGAGTAG
- a CDS encoding VOC family protein gives MLTGLSRLALEVKFLEPARRFYGGELGMAVRERGESELVFAAGDTDLVCRRPTGFPRGGLHTHYALSIPAEEYDEWWESLEESHDLEEMRFGEASSLYLYDPDGNCVELGQRDVPGPGIDGIFEVVLEVESVDRAESFYADLGFETIDTGTERKRVRMDGPMALELWEPQLGLADARGGVHVDLGFDAPDPTAALEAVVDRACRVESLEDGDRTRVVVRDPDGHHLVFE, from the coding sequence ATGCTCACCGGACTCTCCCGGCTCGCACTCGAGGTGAAGTTCCTCGAGCCGGCGCGTCGATTCTACGGCGGCGAGCTGGGGATGGCCGTTCGCGAGCGCGGCGAGAGCGAACTCGTCTTCGCCGCGGGCGACACCGACCTCGTCTGTCGACGACCGACCGGATTCCCTCGGGGCGGCCTCCACACCCACTACGCGCTTTCGATCCCCGCGGAGGAGTACGACGAGTGGTGGGAGAGCCTCGAGGAGTCCCACGACCTAGAGGAGATGCGATTCGGTGAGGCGTCGTCGCTGTACCTGTACGATCCCGACGGAAACTGCGTCGAACTCGGTCAGCGGGACGTCCCGGGACCGGGGATCGACGGGATCTTCGAGGTGGTTCTCGAGGTCGAATCGGTGGATCGAGCCGAGTCGTTCTACGCCGACCTGGGTTTCGAGACGATCGATACGGGCACAGAACGGAAACGCGTCCGAATGGACGGGCCGATGGCCCTCGAGCTCTGGGAGCCCCAGCTCGGACTGGCCGACGCCCGCGGTGGCGTCCACGTCGACCTCGGCTTCGACGCGCCGGACCCGACGGCCGCGCTCGAGGCGGTCGTCGACCGCGCGTGTCGAGTCGAGTCGCTCGAGGACGGCGACCGCACCCGAGTCGTCGTCAGGGATCCGGACGGTCATCACCTCGTCTTCGAGTGA
- the aglJ gene encoding S-layer glycoprotein N-glycosyltransferase AglJ — protein MENEGARTETLERGGEVLAMTERTHEISADEVCILIPTLEEAATIGDVIDGFHDHGYTNVVVVDGGSEDDTRRIATDRGAQVLVQSGTGKGQAIREVLEYVDVPYVLMLDGDGTYDPADAERMLEPLARGYEHVIGNRFADMDDDAMRALNGFGNRLINRSFRFIHGADYDDILSGYRAFTTESFERLSLDSDGFTIETELAVECVKHGVDTAIVPISYSARPEESETNLHPVTDGGTIIFALYSLAKTNNPLFYFGSLGVAGIASGGIVAAYVLWRWVQYGAGHEILALVSAAAVLLGVQLLMFGVLSDMLVTLHREQRRRLEQITRDAREHESGRKED, from the coding sequence ATGGAGAATGAAGGAGCCCGCACGGAGACGCTCGAGCGTGGTGGGGAGGTTCTCGCCATGACCGAGCGGACCCACGAAATCTCTGCGGACGAGGTCTGTATCCTGATCCCGACGCTCGAGGAGGCGGCCACGATCGGGGACGTGATCGACGGGTTCCACGACCACGGCTATACGAACGTCGTCGTCGTCGACGGCGGCTCCGAGGACGACACGCGCCGGATCGCGACGGACCGCGGGGCGCAGGTGCTGGTCCAGTCGGGAACCGGCAAGGGACAGGCGATCCGGGAGGTCCTCGAGTACGTCGACGTCCCGTACGTGTTGATGCTCGACGGCGACGGGACCTACGACCCGGCGGACGCAGAACGAATGCTCGAGCCGCTCGCCCGGGGTTACGAACACGTCATCGGGAACCGGTTCGCGGACATGGACGACGACGCGATGCGGGCGCTCAACGGCTTCGGCAACCGGCTGATCAACCGCTCGTTCCGGTTCATCCACGGTGCCGATTACGACGACATCCTCTCGGGCTATCGCGCCTTTACCACCGAGTCCTTCGAGCGACTGTCGCTCGATTCGGACGGCTTTACCATCGAGACGGAACTCGCCGTCGAGTGCGTCAAACACGGCGTCGACACCGCGATCGTCCCGATCAGTTACAGCGCCCGACCGGAGGAGTCTGAGACGAACCTCCACCCGGTCACGGACGGCGGGACGATCATCTTCGCGCTGTACTCGCTGGCCAAGACGAACAACCCGCTGTTTTACTTCGGGAGCCTCGGCGTCGCCGGCATCGCCTCCGGCGGAATCGTCGCGGCCTACGTCCTCTGGCGGTGGGTCCAGTACGGCGCTGGCCACGAGATCCTGGCGCTCGTCTCGGCGGCCGCGGTCTTGCTCGGCGTCCAGTTGCTCATGTTCGGCGTCCTCTCGGACATGCTCGTGACGTTACACCGCGAGCAGCGCCGTCGCCTCGAGCAGATCACGCGGGACGCACGCGAGCACGAATCCGGCCGAAAGGAGGACTGA
- a CDS encoding DUF5789 family protein codes for MGVRPPSSGDDEEPKSVEFGIAAVAARLKHADLSFPATKDDVAAELGHERIPYDVHGNDVPLGDILEEVETSEFKSRQVLLNELHGPFEVYRKENSGGVIQQMRSMLPF; via the coding sequence ATGGGAGTCCGGCCACCATCGAGCGGAGACGACGAGGAACCGAAGAGCGTCGAGTTCGGCATCGCGGCCGTCGCCGCCCGGCTGAAACACGCGGATCTCTCGTTTCCGGCGACCAAAGACGACGTCGCGGCCGAACTCGGCCACGAGCGAATTCCCTACGACGTTCACGGGAACGACGTCCCGCTCGGAGACATCCTCGAGGAGGTCGAGACGTCCGAGTTCAAGTCCCGCCAGGTGCTGTTGAACGAGCTACACGGCCCCTTCGAAGTCTACCGCAAGGAGAACTCGGGCGGGGTTATCCAGCAGATGCGGTCGATGCTCCCGTTCTGA
- the npdG gene encoding NADPH-dependent F420 reductase, which translates to MRIALLGGTGDIGEGLALRFARDTDHEILIGSRDPEKAREAVASYEAELEARGADADLNGFGNEMAADRADVAILSVPPYYAGDTVEAIDGSLDAETVLVTPAVGMNGDEDGMHYHPPGVGSVSELVAQRASDDVPVVGAYHNLAAGKLGDLDVEFDLDTLVVGDDTDAKATVTDLTNEIDGLRALDAGPLANAAEVESVTPLVINIAKYNDEMHDVGVKWI; encoded by the coding sequence ATGCGAATCGCACTACTCGGTGGCACCGGCGATATTGGCGAAGGGCTCGCGCTTCGGTTCGCGCGCGACACCGACCACGAGATCCTCATCGGCTCGCGCGACCCGGAGAAAGCGCGGGAGGCGGTCGCGAGCTACGAGGCCGAACTCGAGGCGCGAGGCGCCGACGCGGATCTCAACGGGTTCGGCAACGAGATGGCGGCCGACCGGGCCGACGTCGCGATCCTTTCGGTGCCGCCGTACTACGCCGGCGACACCGTCGAAGCGATCGACGGGAGCCTCGACGCGGAAACCGTCCTCGTCACGCCCGCGGTCGGCATGAACGGCGACGAGGACGGAATGCACTACCACCCGCCGGGAGTGGGAAGCGTGAGCGAACTCGTCGCCCAGCGAGCGTCGGACGACGTCCCCGTCGTCGGCGCGTACCACAACCTGGCGGCGGGCAAACTCGGGGACCTCGACGTCGAGTTCGACCTCGATACGCTCGTCGTCGGTGACGACACCGACGCGAAAGCGACCGTGACCGACCTCACGAACGAGATCGACGGGCTCCGCGCGCTCGACGCCGGCCCGCTCGCGAACGCCGCGGAAGTCGAGAGCGTGACGCCGCTGGTCATCAACATCGCCAAGTACAACGACGAGATGCACGACGTCGGCGTGAAGTGGATCTAG
- a CDS encoding preprotein translocase subunit Sec61beta: MDKGQNTGGLMSSAGLVRYFDTEDSNAILINPKTVIATGVMIGVLVQLLSFVS, translated from the coding sequence ATGGATAAAGGACAGAATACCGGCGGACTGATGTCCAGTGCCGGGCTCGTCCGGTACTTCGATACGGAGGACTCGAACGCGATTCTCATCAACCCGAAGACGGTCATCGCGACGGGCGTCATGATCGGCGTCCTCGTTCAGCTGCTCTCGTTCGTCTCGTGA